A stretch of the Mesorhizobium huakuii genome encodes the following:
- a CDS encoding ABC transporter ATP-binding protein, translating into MTVLASIRDLTVTYRRDGSAVAALKDLSFDILAGERLAIIGESGSGKSTLALAIAGLLPASSAVGGKIEWPGLGRAPLPGRDIGFVFQDPSASLDPVMTIGKQIAEVARTHLGLSWPQAYAKAKTLLERVRLPDPDSALHAFPHQLSGGQKQRVAIAAAIAAGPKLLIADEATSALDTIVQAEIVALIRQLVAEDGMTLLFISHDIALAAELAERIAVFRHGQLVELGATAQIVSAPTQAYTRTLLDAHIGLDAAPLLNRAGLHA; encoded by the coding sequence GTGACGGTGCTCGCTTCAATCCGCGACCTCACAGTGACCTATCGCCGCGACGGCAGCGCGGTGGCGGCGCTGAAGGACCTCAGCTTCGATATTCTGGCTGGCGAGCGGCTGGCCATCATCGGCGAAAGCGGCTCCGGCAAGAGCACGCTGGCGCTGGCGATTGCGGGGTTACTGCCGGCATCTTCGGCGGTTGGCGGAAAAATTGAATGGCCCGGCCTTGGCCGAGCACCCCTCCCTGGCCGCGACATCGGCTTCGTCTTCCAGGACCCATCCGCCAGCCTCGATCCCGTCATGACCATCGGCAAACAGATTGCCGAAGTCGCCCGCACCCATCTCGGCCTCTCATGGCCGCAGGCATACGCGAAGGCCAAAACCCTGCTCGAACGCGTCCGCCTGCCCGACCCGGACTCGGCCCTGCATGCCTTCCCGCATCAGCTCTCCGGCGGCCAGAAGCAGCGTGTGGCGATTGCCGCGGCGATCGCGGCCGGGCCGAAACTGCTGATCGCCGACGAGGCGACCAGCGCGCTCGACACCATCGTGCAGGCAGAGATCGTCGCCTTGATCCGGCAGCTGGTGGCCGAGGACGGCATGACGCTGCTGTTCATCAGCCACGATATCGCACTCGCCGCCGAACTCGCCGAACGTATCGCCGTGTTCCGCCATGGCCAACTAGTCGAGCTTGGCGCGACGGCACAGATTGTCAGCGCCCCAACGCAAGCCTACACCCGCACCCTGCTGGACGCCCATATTGGCCTCGACGCCGCACCCTTGCTGAACCGGGCCGGGCTGCACGCATG
- a CDS encoding ABC transporter permease, with protein MRPLRRFLRTPEAIAGVVLLTALIAMALIAPLLFPGDPQAIAGPALLPPFQDWSLPLGTDRLGRDVLAELFHGARTSLAVGLAAAAAALAIGSVVGTLAGFAGGLVDEVLMRNTDAFQTVPSFLLALAFVSVIGPSLGIVVIAIALGTWTGPARIARAEVLSIRERDYVASARAIGMHPLEIAFREVLPNALPPVLAMSSVIVAAAILTEAALSFLGLGDPNRVTWGGMIAEGRAVLRTAPFLSIVPGIALVLTVLGVYLAGEGIVETTAVRRGLS; from the coding sequence ATGAGACCGCTCCGCCGTTTTCTGCGCACGCCCGAGGCGATCGCCGGCGTCGTCCTCCTGACCGCGCTGATTGCCATGGCGCTCATCGCACCGCTGCTGTTTCCCGGCGACCCACAAGCCATCGCCGGCCCGGCGCTGCTGCCGCCGTTCCAGGACTGGTCGCTGCCGCTCGGGACGGACCGGCTCGGCCGCGACGTGCTGGCCGAACTGTTCCACGGCGCCCGCACGTCGCTTGCCGTCGGGCTGGCGGCAGCGGCGGCTGCACTTGCCATCGGCTCTGTGGTCGGCACGCTGGCCGGCTTCGCCGGCGGGCTCGTCGACGAGGTGCTGATGCGCAACACCGATGCCTTCCAGACCGTGCCGAGCTTCCTGCTGGCGCTGGCCTTCGTCAGCGTCATCGGGCCGTCGCTCGGCATCGTCGTAATCGCCATAGCACTCGGCACCTGGACCGGGCCCGCCCGTATCGCCCGCGCCGAAGTCCTCTCCATCCGCGAACGCGACTATGTCGCCAGCGCCCGCGCCATCGGCATGCATCCGCTCGAAATCGCCTTTCGCGAAGTGCTGCCCAACGCCTTGCCCCCGGTGCTGGCGATGTCCTCGGTGATCGTCGCCGCCGCCATCCTCACCGAAGCGGCCCTGTCCTTCCTTGGCCTCGGCGACCCCAACCGCGTCACCTGGGGCGGCATGATCGCCGAAGGCCGCGCGGTATTGCGCACCGCGCCCTTCCTGTCGATCGTCCCGGGCATCGCGCTGGTGCTGACCGTGCTCGGCGTCTATCTAGCCGGCGAAGGCATCGTCGAGACGACGGCGGTCAGGAGAGGCCTGTCGTGA